From Echinicola jeungdonensis, the proteins below share one genomic window:
- the cas6 gene encoding CRISPR-associated endoribonuclease Cas6 encodes MRIRLIFSLKNKGAYLPFHHQYILAQFLKGLIVKGGNEEFFNYNYFNFSGLKGQTKVSRSGLHYYSSLVTLVLSSPNEEFLDYLLEQVFKTPKIELGNLIISPEYTEMETEPELETSNKFVCISPLVLLTPSFNDDSGKRFINPDTDEFSDLLYESTLTRMEKSGWYSQEQMESFYKFQVVPDMNYVNKLKEQQKKFARIYSVYDMDVKYEVRGYTLPFTLYAAPEVQEFVFKCGLGAFTHKGFGMLDLANNSPSQRTEPYKFKREGFVPYKPKQQEQSPEEGSGEGPGEGPDTESSGSEDEKKD; translated from the coding sequence GTGAGAATAAGATTAATATTTTCGTTAAAGAACAAAGGCGCTTATTTACCCTTTCACCACCAGTACATTTTGGCCCAGTTCCTAAAAGGCCTCATTGTAAAGGGAGGAAATGAAGAGTTTTTCAACTACAATTACTTCAACTTCTCTGGCCTGAAAGGCCAAACAAAAGTAAGTAGAAGTGGCTTACATTATTACTCAAGCTTAGTTACCCTAGTGCTTTCATCACCCAATGAAGAGTTTCTGGATTATTTGCTAGAGCAAGTGTTTAAAACGCCTAAAATTGAGTTAGGAAACTTGATTATCTCTCCCGAGTACACTGAGATGGAGACTGAGCCAGAACTGGAGACTTCCAACAAATTTGTTTGTATCTCTCCCCTGGTATTACTGACCCCATCATTTAATGATGATTCAGGCAAAAGGTTTATTAATCCGGACACGGATGAATTTTCGGATCTTTTGTATGAGTCAACATTAACCCGAATGGAAAAGTCTGGTTGGTACTCACAGGAGCAAATGGAATCTTTCTACAAGTTCCAGGTGGTTCCGGACATGAATTACGTAAATAAGCTCAAGGAACAGCAAAAGAAATTCGCAAGAATTTACTCTGTGTATGACATGGATGTAAAGTATGAGGTCAGGGGTTATACACTTCCCTTTACCCTTTATGCTGCTCCAGAAGTTCAGGAATTTGTTTTTAAATGTGGATTAGGTGCCTTTACCCACAAAGGATTTGGTATGCTGGATTTAGCCAATAACAGCCCAAGCCAGCGAACTGAACCTTACAAGTTTAAAAGGGAAGGTTTTGTACCTTACAAACCCAAACAACAAGAACAAAGCCCTGAGGAAGGTTCTGGGGAAGGCCCTGGGGAAGGTCCTGACACGGAAAGTAGTGGTAGTGAAGATGAAAAAAAAGATTGA
- the ychF gene encoding redox-regulated ATPase YchF — MALQCGIVGLPNVGKSTLFNALSNAKAEAANFPFCTIEPNVGVVTVPDHRLKTLEELVKPQKVLPTVIEFVDIAGLVKGASKGEGLGNKFLANIREVDAIVHVIRCFEDDNVVHVAGNVDPLFDKEVIDTELQLKDLESVNKKIIRIEKIAKSGDGKAKKELEILNKFKTGLEEGKNARAIDVEEEELEAIRDIHLLTIKPVLYVANVDESSIISGNEYVEQLRENVKSENAEVITLCAAIESQIAEFEDPEEKEMFLSEYGLEESGLNKMIRAGYELLNLITYFTAGPQEVRAWTIKKGWKAPAAAGVIHTDFERGFIKSEVIKLSDYEKFKTESACRENGKIAIEGKDYVVEDGDIMHFRFNV; from the coding sequence ATGGCATTACAGTGTGGCATTGTTGGGCTTCCCAACGTAGGAAAATCAACTTTATTTAACGCATTATCCAACGCAAAAGCAGAGGCGGCTAATTTTCCCTTCTGTACCATTGAGCCCAATGTAGGGGTAGTAACCGTTCCGGACCATAGGCTAAAAACCCTGGAAGAACTCGTGAAACCTCAAAAGGTACTGCCTACCGTCATAGAATTTGTGGATATTGCAGGTTTGGTAAAAGGGGCCAGTAAAGGGGAAGGCCTGGGCAATAAGTTCCTTGCCAATATCAGGGAAGTGGATGCTATTGTCCATGTAATTCGTTGTTTTGAGGATGATAATGTCGTCCATGTTGCAGGTAATGTGGATCCACTCTTTGACAAGGAAGTCATTGATACAGAACTCCAATTGAAGGACCTGGAGTCAGTGAACAAAAAAATTATCCGGATCGAGAAAATTGCCAAGTCAGGGGATGGCAAAGCCAAAAAAGAATTGGAAATTCTGAATAAGTTTAAAACAGGTCTGGAAGAAGGAAAAAATGCCAGAGCTATTGATGTAGAAGAAGAAGAGCTTGAGGCAATAAGAGATATTCACCTGCTGACCATTAAACCGGTATTATATGTGGCCAACGTGGATGAGTCCAGCATTATTTCCGGTAATGAATATGTAGAGCAATTAAGGGAAAATGTAAAAAGTGAAAATGCTGAAGTCATCACTTTATGCGCTGCCATAGAATCCCAAATTGCAGAATTTGAAGATCCAGAAGAAAAGGAAATGTTCCTTTCCGAATACGGACTGGAAGAAAGTGGTCTAAACAAAATGATCAGAGCTGGGTATGAACTGCTTAATTTGATAACTTACTTTACAGCAGGTCCCCAGGAAGTACGGGCTTGGACCATCAAAAAAGGCTGGAAAGCACCTGCCGCAGCTGGGGTTATTCATACTGATTTCGAGAGAGGTTTCATCAAATCAGAAGTCATAAAACTATCTGATTATGAGAAATTTAAAACCGAATCTGCATGCAGGGAAAACGGAAAAATAGCCATTGAGGGCAAAGATTATGTGGTGGAAGATGGTGATATAATGCATTTTAGGTTTAATGTTTAA
- a CDS encoding AI-2E family transporter produces the protein MQKLITYVILFVAAILFIGWYFSNIAFYFIISLVLSAALRPLTNKLTSIHVFGQHIPRWMAILASFATIGAIFFLIALLFVPLVITQIEVLQGLDIQFLYDQIQKPISKIESILIDLNLIKNEPGFLFTQAREALFFSLNEINVQGLVNGLINTTSSFLITILAVVFITFFLLLENGLLRRNFINLVPNKYFELSVATFHKVERLLSNYLVGLLIQMTSIFTIASLGLKIVGVDYALTIAVFAAVANLIPYAGPILGATFGVLVGLSTEDFAGSQEITFLILKILGVFSVVQLTDNIVLQPLIFSKSVKAHPLEIFVIIFAGAKVGGILGMILAIPVYTICRVSVKEFYKGYKEYRIFKINQT, from the coding sequence ATGCAGAAATTAATTACTTATGTCATTTTATTTGTTGCAGCCATCTTATTTATAGGATGGTATTTTTCCAATATTGCTTTTTATTTCATTATTTCACTAGTTTTGTCTGCGGCCTTGAGGCCCTTGACCAATAAATTAACCAGCATTCATGTCTTTGGCCAGCATATCCCTAGGTGGATGGCCATTTTGGCGTCATTTGCCACTATCGGAGCCATCTTTTTCCTAATAGCCTTATTGTTTGTCCCCTTGGTAATTACCCAAATCGAAGTTCTGCAGGGCTTGGACATCCAGTTTCTCTATGACCAAATCCAAAAGCCTATCAGTAAGATAGAATCCATTTTGATTGATTTGAATTTGATTAAAAATGAACCTGGATTTCTCTTTACTCAAGCTAGGGAAGCCTTGTTTTTCAGTCTGAATGAGATCAATGTTCAAGGATTGGTAAATGGTCTAATCAATACTACCAGTTCCTTTTTGATTACCATATTGGCAGTAGTTTTTATCACCTTTTTTCTTTTGCTAGAAAACGGCCTATTGAGGAGAAACTTCATCAATTTGGTCCCCAATAAATATTTTGAACTTTCAGTGGCCACCTTTCACAAAGTGGAAAGACTTTTATCCAATTACCTGGTCGGCTTGCTAATCCAAATGACTTCCATCTTCACCATTGCTTCACTTGGATTAAAAATTGTGGGAGTGGATTACGCACTTACCATTGCAGTATTTGCTGCAGTAGCTAACCTTATCCCTTATGCAGGCCCTATCCTGGGAGCAACTTTTGGCGTTTTGGTGGGGCTGTCCACGGAGGATTTTGCAGGCAGTCAGGAAATCACATTTTTAATTTTAAAGATTTTGGGTGTTTTTTCGGTCGTCCAATTAACCGATAATATTGTTTTACAGCCATTAATTTTTTCTAAATCTGTAAAAGCACATCCACTTGAAATTTTTGTTATTATCTTTGCAGGTGCAAAAGTGGGCGGGATACTGGGTATGATTTTAGCAATACCCGTATATACTATTTGTAGGGTCTCTGTAAAGGAATTTTACAAAGGGTATAAAGAATACCGCATATTTAAAATCAATCAGACATAA
- a CDS encoding DUF3276 family protein: MEENKGNDREEIFSRKVKAGKRTYFFDVKSTRSNDYYLTITESKRKIRDDNFVYEKHKIFLYKEDFAKFVDALQDTVDHVKNELMPDFDFSQYEAEPETSNSDNKFGEDLKWD; the protein is encoded by the coding sequence GTGGAAGAGAATAAAGGAAACGACAGAGAGGAGATTTTCTCTAGAAAAGTAAAAGCAGGAAAAAGAACTTACTTTTTTGATGTCAAGTCAACAAGATCAAACGATTACTACCTTACCATCACAGAGAGTAAACGTAAAATTAGAGATGACAATTTTGTATATGAAAAACATAAGATTTTCCTGTACAAAGAGGATTTTGCTAAATTCGTTGACGCCCTGCAGGATACTGTAGACCATGTCAAAAATGAATTGATGCCAGACTTTGATTTTTCCCAATATGAAGCAGAACCTGAAACCAGCAATTCTGACAATAAATTTGGGGAAGATTTGAAGTGGGATTAA
- a CDS encoding 4Fe-4S binding protein, with the protein MAIIITDECINCGACEPECPNTAIYEGGIEWTWGGGTNLKEAKLEDGSVVDADEPQEPISDEFYYIVPGKCTECTGFHEEPQCAAVCPVDCCVDDPDHRESEEELLAKKEYLHAE; encoded by the coding sequence ATGGCTATAATAATAACCGACGAATGCATTAATTGCGGTGCATGTGAACCCGAGTGCCCTAACACTGCTATATATGAAGGCGGTATTGAGTGGACCTGGGGCGGTGGAACAAATTTGAAAGAAGCAAAACTGGAAGATGGTTCCGTTGTAGACGCAGATGAGCCCCAGGAGCCTATTTCAGATGAGTTTTATTATATTGTTCCAGGGAAATGTACCGAATGTACCGGTTTCCATGAGGAACCACAATGTGCGGCAGTTTGCCCAGTTGATTGCTGTGTTGATGATCCAGACCATAGGGAATCGGAAGAAGAATTATTGGCAAAGAAAGAATATTTGCACGCTGAATAA
- a CDS encoding acyl-CoA reductase codes for MTLHDRINSFIALGKRIKQLTPEEFDELARKVENHNNWFTPDQTRFALNHLEEILQERSLVQWLKRYPLSDDIDPKKVGIMMAGNIPAVGFHDLMTVLLSGHDAHVKLSSSDRVLIKWLVRELITMNPAFANKVFFEDFLKNKDAYIATGSDNSARYFDYYFGKYPSIIRKNRTSVAVLDGSETKRDFQDLARDVFQYFGLGCRNVSKFYVKDPDQIKEFLDAIEGVQPLLSHHKYLNNYEYNKSIYLVNREKHLDNGFLLCKESKELVSPIAVLYYEVYQDEASLKSKLEDNRDKIQCMVSNGAWLKGSVAFGQAQKPGVEDYADHVDTMEFLLSL; via the coding sequence ATGACCCTTCACGATAGAATCAATTCATTCATTGCTTTAGGAAAACGAATCAAACAATTGACTCCTGAGGAGTTTGACGAATTGGCAAGAAAGGTGGAAAACCATAATAATTGGTTCACCCCAGACCAAACCCGATTTGCTCTTAATCATCTTGAGGAAATTTTGCAGGAAAGATCTTTGGTGCAATGGTTAAAGCGGTATCCACTTTCTGATGATATTGACCCAAAAAAAGTGGGGATTATGATGGCTGGAAATATCCCTGCAGTGGGCTTTCATGACCTTATGACTGTCTTGCTAAGTGGACATGATGCCCATGTCAAACTTAGTTCTTCTGATAGGGTGTTGATCAAATGGTTGGTCAGGGAATTGATTACTATGAATCCTGCTTTTGCCAATAAGGTGTTTTTTGAGGATTTTCTGAAAAATAAAGACGCCTATATTGCCACTGGATCCGATAATTCTGCACGATATTTTGATTACTATTTTGGCAAATACCCAAGCATAATCCGGAAAAACAGGACTTCAGTGGCTGTATTGGATGGATCGGAAACTAAAAGGGATTTTCAGGATTTAGCAAGGGATGTGTTTCAATATTTTGGGTTGGGCTGTCGTAATGTATCTAAATTTTATGTCAAAGATCCTGACCAGATCAAAGAGTTTTTGGATGCAATAGAGGGGGTTCAACCTCTGTTAAGCCATCACAAATACCTTAATAATTACGAATATAACAAATCCATTTACCTAGTCAATAGGGAAAAACATCTGGACAATGGGTTTTTATTATGCAAGGAAAGTAAAGAGCTTGTTTCACCCATTGCAGTGCTTTATTATGAAGTTTACCAGGATGAAGCTTCCTTGAAATCCAAATTGGAAGATAATCGCGATAAGATCCAATGTATGGTGAGCAACGGGGCTTGGCTGAAAGGAAGTGTTGCCTTTGGACAAGCTCAAAAACCAGGTGTGGAAGATTATGCAGACCATGTTGATACCATGGAATTCTTATTGTCCTTATAA
- a CDS encoding TIGR00366 family protein, producing the protein MPQQKKNISFPSPFEIAIGLTVISIIWASFATLDTGEKVLGRTWEVLGFWKDGFWGLLEFTMQMVLILVLGHAIAISKPVNRMLNKIANLAKTNTQAVMITGISTMVAGFLNWGFGLILGAILARKIGEEAHANRKPVNYSLVAASGYLGMLIWHGGFSGSAPLKVAEPQHFLMDKIGIIPIEATLLSGFNLKINLILFLAIGVTLFALSKVHFKTNFPPELSKKNKKVFQKSSSGFSGIIVGGIMVVLALSEIWFQTGQGLGFVHLNYINFLLFGLALVFHINLSSFVKAIKNAIAGASGIILQFPFYAAILGVLKESGLLVLVADFFVKISSPVSFPLYALFSAGLINLFVPSGGGQWAVQGPVIIEAAQKMNLSIPQMIMIMAYGDQLTNMLQPFWALPLLAITGVAPKELLKYTFYFFMVGGIVLGIGVYLAF; encoded by the coding sequence TTGCCTCAACAAAAGAAAAACATATCCTTTCCATCACCATTCGAGATAGCCATAGGTTTGACGGTTATCAGTATTATTTGGGCTTCTTTTGCAACTCTTGATACTGGGGAAAAGGTATTGGGAAGAACCTGGGAGGTCCTTGGGTTTTGGAAAGATGGTTTTTGGGGACTTTTGGAATTTACCATGCAAATGGTATTGATCCTGGTTTTAGGCCATGCTATCGCCATTTCCAAACCTGTTAACCGGATGTTGAACAAAATAGCAAACTTGGCCAAAACAAATACCCAAGCCGTAATGATTACCGGTATTTCAACAATGGTGGCTGGTTTTCTAAATTGGGGATTTGGTTTGATCCTGGGAGCCATTTTGGCAAGAAAAATAGGGGAGGAGGCTCACGCAAACCGTAAACCAGTAAATTACTCCCTGGTAGCTGCTTCTGGATATTTGGGAATGTTAATTTGGCATGGAGGGTTTTCAGGTTCAGCCCCACTAAAAGTTGCCGAACCCCAACATTTTTTGATGGACAAAATTGGAATTATTCCAATAGAGGCCACTTTGCTTAGTGGTTTTAATTTAAAGATAAATCTGATCCTTTTTCTTGCAATAGGAGTAACTCTATTTGCTCTTTCCAAAGTGCATTTTAAAACAAATTTCCCTCCCGAACTTTCAAAGAAAAATAAAAAAGTTTTCCAAAAGTCAAGTTCCGGGTTTTCGGGAATTATCGTGGGAGGGATAATGGTGGTTTTGGCTTTATCGGAAATATGGTTCCAAACGGGCCAAGGTTTGGGCTTTGTTCATTTAAACTATATCAATTTTTTACTTTTTGGATTGGCATTAGTATTTCACATTAATTTAAGTTCATTTGTTAAGGCTATTAAAAATGCCATTGCAGGAGCAAGTGGAATAATCCTTCAATTCCCATTTTATGCAGCCATTTTAGGAGTATTAAAAGAATCAGGCTTGTTGGTCCTGGTTGCCGATTTTTTTGTAAAAATCAGCTCCCCAGTCAGTTTTCCCTTATATGCTTTATTTAGTGCAGGTTTGATCAATTTGTTTGTTCCCTCCGGTGGAGGTCAATGGGCAGTACAAGGGCCTGTGATAATTGAAGCTGCCCAAAAAATGAATTTATCCATTCCCCAAATGATTATGATAATGGCCTACGGTGATCAATTGACCAATATGCTTCAACCCTTTTGGGCTTTACCCCTGTTGGCGATTACAGGTGTGGCGCCAAAAGAATTGTTGAAATATACCTTTTATTTTTTTATGGTGGGGGGAATTGTTTTGGGGATTGGGGTGTATTTGGCCTTTTAA
- a CDS encoding aconitate hydratase has protein sequence MAFDIEMIKAVYAKYPERIAAARKVVGKPLTLAEKILYAHLWDGDASQSFDRGKSYVDFAPDRVAMQDATAQMALLQFMQAGKEKVAVPSTAHCDHLILAQNGAKEDLKSSLSASGEVFNFLESVSNKYGIGFWKPGAGIIHQVVLENYAFPGGMMIGTDSHTVNAGGLGMVAIGVGGADAVDVMAGMPWELKFPKLIGVKLTGKMNGWTSAKDVILKVAGILTVKGGTGCIVEYFGEGAKSLSATGKGTICNMGAEIGATTSTFGYDESMERYLRSTDRSDVADLANEVKEHLTGDEEVYSNPEKYFDQVIEIDLSTLEPHINGPFTPDRATPVSQIREEAEKNGWPTKVEWGLIGSCTNSSYEDLSRASSIAQQAVDKNLKTKAEFGINPGSEQVRFTAERDGLLKIFEDLDATIFTNACGPCIGQWARTGADKQEKNTIVHSFNRNFSKRADGNPNTHAFVTSPEMVAAIAISGDLGFNPLTDTLKNADGEEVKLDPPKGKELPEKGFAVEDNGYQAPAEDGSGVEVVVKSDSKRLQLLEPFQPWDGQNITGAKLLIKAYGKCTTDHISMAGPWLRFRGHLDNISDNCLIGAVNAFNEATNSVKSQLTGEYGPVPATQREYKEAGIPTIVVGDHNYGEGSSREHAAMEPRHLGVKAVLVKSFARIHETNLKKQGMLALTFENETDYDKIQEDDTINFLDLDQFAPEKPLTLEFVHADGSKDVIIANHSYNEAQINWFKAGSALNLIKAQEK, from the coding sequence ATGGCATTTGATATAGAAATGATCAAGGCAGTGTATGCGAAGTATCCTGAGCGTATCGCGGCTGCCAGGAAGGTAGTGGGAAAACCGCTTACTTTAGCAGAGAAAATACTTTACGCTCACTTGTGGGATGGAGATGCTTCACAAAGCTTTGATAGAGGAAAATCATATGTGGATTTTGCTCCTGATAGAGTTGCCATGCAAGATGCAACAGCTCAAATGGCCCTTTTGCAGTTCATGCAAGCTGGCAAGGAAAAAGTAGCAGTACCTTCAACTGCCCACTGTGACCACCTTATCTTGGCACAAAACGGGGCAAAAGAAGATTTGAAAAGCTCTCTTTCTGCCAGTGGTGAAGTATTTAACTTTTTGGAGTCTGTATCTAATAAATATGGAATAGGATTCTGGAAACCAGGTGCAGGGATTATCCACCAAGTGGTTTTGGAAAACTATGCATTCCCAGGTGGAATGATGATCGGTACTGACTCCCATACTGTAAATGCCGGAGGTCTTGGTATGGTTGCTATTGGTGTTGGGGGTGCAGATGCCGTTGACGTGATGGCAGGAATGCCTTGGGAACTTAAATTTCCTAAATTAATTGGAGTGAAGTTGACCGGTAAAATGAACGGTTGGACTTCAGCAAAAGATGTGATTTTGAAAGTGGCCGGTATCCTTACCGTAAAAGGAGGAACTGGTTGCATTGTTGAATATTTCGGAGAGGGTGCCAAGTCCCTTTCTGCTACCGGTAAAGGTACCATTTGTAATATGGGTGCTGAAATCGGGGCTACCACTTCTACATTTGGTTATGATGAGTCCATGGAGCGTTACCTGAGATCAACCGACCGTTCTGATGTAGCTGACTTGGCTAATGAAGTGAAAGAACACTTGACCGGAGATGAGGAAGTTTATTCCAACCCTGAAAAATACTTTGACCAGGTAATTGAAATTGACCTTTCTACCCTAGAGCCACATATCAATGGACCTTTCACCCCAGATAGAGCTACTCCTGTTTCTCAGATCAGAGAAGAAGCTGAGAAAAATGGTTGGCCTACTAAAGTAGAATGGGGATTGATTGGTTCTTGTACCAACTCTTCTTATGAAGATTTATCTAGAGCTTCCTCCATTGCTCAACAAGCAGTTGATAAGAATTTGAAGACCAAGGCAGAATTTGGCATCAACCCAGGATCAGAACAAGTAAGGTTTACCGCGGAAAGAGATGGATTGCTGAAGATATTTGAAGATTTGGATGCCACTATCTTTACCAATGCTTGTGGACCTTGTATTGGTCAATGGGCAAGAACCGGCGCTGACAAACAAGAGAAAAATACCATTGTTCACTCTTTCAACAGAAACTTCTCTAAGCGTGCAGATGGCAACCCTAATACGCATGCTTTTGTAACTTCTCCGGAGATGGTTGCTGCAATTGCTATTTCCGGTGATTTAGGGTTCAATCCGCTTACTGATACCCTTAAAAATGCTGATGGGGAAGAAGTAAAGCTTGATCCACCAAAAGGGAAAGAACTTCCAGAAAAAGGTTTTGCAGTTGAAGATAATGGATACCAGGCACCTGCAGAAGACGGAAGCGGGGTAGAAGTAGTAGTAAAATCTGATTCCAAGCGTTTGCAATTACTTGAGCCTTTCCAACCTTGGGATGGTCAAAATATTACCGGTGCTAAGCTATTGATTAAAGCTTATGGTAAATGTACCACTGACCACATCTCTATGGCAGGCCCATGGTTGAGGTTTAGAGGTCACTTGGATAATATTTCCGATAACTGCTTGATTGGTGCGGTGAATGCATTTAACGAAGCCACCAATTCTGTGAAAAGTCAATTGACCGGTGAATATGGTCCCGTACCTGCTACTCAAAGGGAATATAAAGAAGCAGGTATCCCAACTATAGTAGTAGGTGACCATAACTATGGTGAGGGTTCTTCCAGAGAACATGCAGCCATGGAGCCAAGACATTTGGGAGTGAAAGCTGTTTTGGTGAAATCTTTTGCCAGGATTCACGAAACCAATTTGAAGAAGCAGGGTATGCTTGCCTTGACTTTTGAAAATGAAACTGATTATGACAAAATCCAGGAGGACGATACCATCAACTTCCTTGATTTGGATCAATTTGCTCCTGAGAAACCATTGACCTTGGAATTTGTCCATGCTGATGGTTCAAAAGATGTGATTATAGCCAACCATAGTTATAATGAAGCTCAAATTAATTGGTTTAAAGCGGGATCTGCTTTAAACTTGATTAAAGCTCAGGAGAAATAA